AGGCGCTCGACATGGGGGTAATGAACAAGGTCTATCTGCGTTTTCCCGAGGTGTTCTGGGATACCAGTGTCGATAATATCGCCCAGGTAAGTGAAACCAAAGGCCGCTGGAGTTACTGGCTGAATATGGAAAAAGCAACTCATCAACCGATATTATTGGCGTTTAATGTCGGCAGTTACGGCACAGAAATAGAAGCCCTTAGCGATGATGAAATTGTCGCTGCAGCCATGGTTGAATTGCGCAAGTTTTACGGACAAGATATTCCACAACCTGAGGATCACATCATTACCCGCTGGTCGCTGGATCCTTTCAGTTATGGTTCATATTCTTATGTGCCCAAAGGGGCAACCGCCGATATGCGGGAGGATTTAGCGGCGCCGGTTGCCGGCAGGTTATTTTTTGCCGGTGAAGCCACCCACAGCGAATATCCGTCTACGGTACATGGTGCTTACCTTTCTGGAGAGCGGGCCGCCATCAGTATTCTTGAAGCCATTCAGGATTAAGTAGGGCTTGCTGAAGATAACCGGGAGGATTAAAGCAATTCTCCCTCATGGGTTTTAACCGCTTACGGGTTATATGCAGGTGAACATGAAAAAAATTTGATTTGGCCGGAATTTGGTTGATCCCGGTGCTATAGCGGGTAAGCTTGGAGGACACTTATACAAGACTCACGAGTATCCACATGCCAGCTATTCCCGATGATTATGTTAATTACAAATCCACCCAAATCATGGCGCCGGATAATGTCCCTAAAATGTTTTTACATCTGCACAATACCCGAGCCGGGGTATACGGTAAAATCTGTGTTATCAGCGGACAACTGAAGTTTTACGGCTTTGCCGACCGCAGGGGGGAAGTCGAGCAGGAAATTATCATCCAGGCCGGTGATTATGCCGTCTCTCCTCCCGAGTATTGGCACAAGGTGGAATTTTTAACCGAACATACCCGTTTTAGGGTGGATTTCTACGCGCAAAAAGACTCGGATATTGTTGCGCAAAACCGCAGCGAGCGTAACGAGGGATAAACTCGTCGGATTAATTCCGGTAAGCTCTGCCTGCTTATTCGCTGAAAAAATATCGAGCCAATGCACGGCTTTTACCGGCAAGCTCATTGGATTTGAATTAACGGCCAGGGCAGGCTAATACATAGTGAGCAGGACAAGAGCCGGGGCAAGCTATGGATTATCGGGAAAAGTACGTATTAATCAGAGACAGGTGGGATAAAGAAGACAGCCTGCTGCTCACCAGGACGGGGATTTTTTTAACGGTAAATTCTATTTTACTGGCGGCGGCCCAGCT
This genomic window from Thalassomonas viridans contains:
- a CDS encoding DUF1971 domain-containing protein; this translates as MPAIPDDYVNYKSTQIMAPDNVPKMFLHLHNTRAGVYGKICVISGQLKFYGFADRRGEVEQEIIIQAGDYAVSPPEYWHKVEFLTEHTRFRVDFYAQKDSDIVAQNRSERNEG